One Drosophila sulfurigaster albostrigata strain 15112-1811.04 unplaced genomic scaffold, ASM2355843v2 contig_88_pilon, whole genome shotgun sequence genomic window, tcTTAAATTGCAAGATTTTGATGAGGATTTTGACGAATTGGAGGGAAAATTAACGGAGTATAGGCCATTGCCAATATTAAAGAAATCGCCGTCGGTTTGGGCCTATGTAAGTAGAAATGCTGGcagcaatgtaatatttacataaatacatttactttttagcaACGGCATGGGTGTTTTTGGGAGCGCGATGTTCTTGGAAGCAACGAATCTACTTTTGTAGAACATTTTGGAATGAATAGGGAGGAGTTTGGCATCCTTGTGGAACGCCTTTGTGGATTGGCCCAAAAAGACACCGCATTTGGAAAGGCCATTCCTCTCGATAAGCGGGTTGCAATCACATTATATACCTTAGGATCTTCTGCGGAGTATCGGACAGTGGGCACGTTGTTTGGTGTGTCGAAAGCAATGGTCTGCAAATTATTGCTAGAATTTTGCCATGAGACCTGTGGAGCTCTGTCTTCCGAATAATAAGA contains:
- the LOC133849838 gene encoding uncharacterized protein LOC133849838; this encodes MENYLKLQDFDEDFDELEGKLTEYRPLPILKKSPSVWAYQRHGCFWERDVLGSNESTFVEHFGMNREEFGILVERLCGLAQKDTAFGKAIPLDKRVAITLYTLGSSAEYRTVGTLFGVSKAMVCKLLLEFCHETCGALSSE